One Synechococcus sp. JA-2-3B'a(2-13) genomic window carries:
- a CDS encoding energy transducer TonB, whose amino-acid sequence MTSIWIEQRRREDESRNFFWMVALSLLLHVLVLLGLLHLGRLWLTREPEQEAIEFILLDPEDLQPPEEADLVSEVDSRDGGERVEAPPSQGSPPQSQAAPPQEAPPPPPPRPQPPPPPAPVPPPPAPAAVALATPTPTPPPKPTPTPTPAPPQPTATPTAAPPPPTPVPRPTPTQTPPPVAAAPSPRPTPPPTAEPLPIQPSERVSDPSQLAPVPPAPQPVTEVLPAQRPSDSSQLGPPVSASAPSNGAGIQGSGASGLANPTQSAPNPPSVAARADVDWGPWLAALQRKVEQNWIPGQTGTSRRTVVIFTVGRAGDLQSIRLGRTSGSQQTDDAALTAIQRAAPFLPLPEAYEGNSVTINFTFDINVLGQLTVGGSAK is encoded by the coding sequence ATGACCAGCATCTGGATTGAGCAGCGCCGCCGCGAGGATGAATCTCGCAACTTTTTTTGGATGGTGGCGCTGTCGCTGCTGCTGCACGTGCTGGTGCTGCTGGGATTGCTCCACTTGGGGCGGCTTTGGCTCACTCGCGAGCCAGAACAAGAAGCCATTGAGTTTATCCTTCTGGATCCAGAAGATCTGCAGCCCCCAGAGGAAGCAGATCTGGTTTCAGAAGTTGATTCCCGCGATGGGGGTGAGCGGGTAGAAGCCCCTCCGTCTCAAGGCAGTCCACCTCAATCTCAGGCCGCCCCTCCCCAGGAGGCCCCTCCGCCGCCGCCGCCAAGACCCCAACCACCGCCACCGCCTGCCCCTGTTCCACCACCACCTGCCCCGGCTGCAGTTGCCCTGGCAACCCCAACTCCAACCCCTCCACCCAAGCCCACGCCTACCCCAACCCCCGCTCCCCCTCAGCCCACCGCGACCCCGACTGCGGCACCGCCCCCTCCCACGCCTGTCCCCAGACCTACTCCGACCCAAACTCCACCGCCTGTGGCGGCTGCTCCCTCCCCAAGGCCCACTCCCCCGCCAACTGCGGAGCCCTTGCCCATACAGCCAAGCGAGCGGGTTTCGGATCCCAGCCAATTGGCTCCCGTTCCGCCCGCTCCGCAACCGGTGACAGAGGTTCTTCCCGCCCAGCGGCCCTCTGATTCTTCCCAGTTGGGACCTCCGGTCAGTGCTTCTGCTCCCAGCAATGGAGCCGGGATCCAGGGCAGTGGAGCCAGTGGATTGGCCAACCCCACCCAATCCGCTCCCAATCCCCCCAGTGTGGCAGCGCGGGCCGATGTGGATTGGGGCCCCTGGCTGGCCGCTTTGCAGCGGAAAGTGGAGCAAAATTGGATCCCTGGGCAGACCGGTACCTCGCGCCGCACAGTGGTGATCTTTACAGTGGGTCGAGCTGGCGATCTGCAGAGCATTCGCCTGGGGCGCACGTCCGGCAGCCAACAAACAGACGATGCGGCGCTGACGGCTATCCAGAGGGCAGCTCCCTTCCTGCCCCTGCCTGAGGCTTATGAGGGCAACTCGGTGACAATTAATTTCACCTTTGATATCAACGTGCTGGGCCAGTTGACTGTAGGGGGATCCGCCAAGTAA
- a CDS encoding RNA-guided endonuclease InsQ/TnpB family protein: MLVREAKLLNGTAEQYQALDEAIRTAQFVQNKCLRYWMDNRGATKAVLYSLCKDLAKEFPFARQLNSAARQASAERAWSALSNFYRRCKNKEPRKGYPQFKKNCRSVEYKLSGWKLSPDGMSITFTDGFNAGTFALYCNGEARHHILNSKINRVRVIRRADGYYAQFCLDVERKEQGEYTGNVIGIDLGWKAFYTDQNGNSVECPKFLRRSERRLKQHQRRLSQYREEYTTSLAL; this comes from the coding sequence ATGTTGGTCAGAGAAGCCAAGCTGCTCAACGGCACAGCAGAGCAGTACCAAGCTCTGGATGAAGCCATTCGCACTGCGCAGTTTGTGCAAAACAAGTGTCTGCGGTACTGGATGGATAACCGGGGCGCGACCAAAGCGGTTCTGTATTCCCTCTGCAAGGACTTGGCCAAAGAGTTCCCCTTCGCCCGCCAGCTCAATTCTGCCGCCCGTCAAGCTAGTGCCGAAAGAGCTTGGTCTGCCCTCTCCAACTTCTACCGCCGTTGCAAGAACAAAGAGCCAAGGAAAGGCTATCCGCAGTTCAAGAAGAACTGTCGGTCGGTCGAGTACAAGCTGTCCGGCTGGAAGCTGTCTCCTGACGGCATGTCCATCACGTTCACCGACGGCTTCAACGCAGGAACATTTGCCTTGTACTGCAATGGTGAGGCAAGACACCATATCCTAAACTCCAAAATCAATCGGGTGCGGGTGATACGCAGGGCAGATGGGTACTATGCCCAGTTCTGCTTGGATGTGGAGCGCAAGGAGCAGGGAGAATACACAGGCAATGTTATTGGCATTGACTTGGGCTGGAAGGCTTTCTACACCGACCAGAACGGCAACTCTGTAGAGTGTCCAAAGTTTCTCAGACGCAGCGAAAGGAGGTTAAAGCAGCACCAGCGCAGATTAAGTCAGTATCGGGAGGAATACACAACTTCACTTGCCTTGTGA
- the gcvT gene encoding glycine cleavage system aminomethyltransferase GcvT, which translates to MSSTPLQRTPLFPLHQALGARFVSFAGWEMPLQYRGVIAEHRAVRERVGTFDISHMGKFTLWGPELGSHLSRLVPSDLSAVPVGSGRYTVLLNPLGGILDDVIFYRHPPEGELEHWSVIVNAATRQKDWDWLNHHFQGIPGVNLQDHSDTRVLLAVQGPAAEEVLQPFLEGSLKALRRFQHGRFATAAGTSGETIFVARTGYTGEDGFEVMLSPEDGIRLWEQLIQAGVQPCGLGCRDTLRLEAALHLYGQDMDESTTPLEAGLGWLVNNPGDYIGKPAIESQRQQGIPRHLVGFRMLHPAIPRSGYAIYAPNSPEPIGRVTSGTHSPSLGYGIGLGYVAPAWAKVGSRLEIEIRGQRQPAEVVKKPFYSAAHR; encoded by the coding sequence ATGAGTTCAACCCCGCTGCAGCGCACCCCCTTGTTCCCCCTTCATCAAGCTTTGGGGGCGCGATTTGTCTCTTTTGCCGGCTGGGAAATGCCGCTGCAGTATCGGGGAGTGATAGCAGAACATCGGGCAGTGCGGGAGAGGGTGGGGACATTCGACATTTCCCACATGGGCAAGTTCACCCTCTGGGGGCCGGAGCTGGGATCCCACCTCAGCCGTCTGGTTCCCAGCGATCTGAGCGCTGTTCCTGTGGGATCCGGTCGCTACACCGTCCTGCTCAATCCGCTGGGGGGCATTTTGGATGATGTCATCTTCTACCGGCATCCACCGGAGGGTGAGCTGGAGCACTGGAGCGTGATCGTCAATGCAGCTACCCGGCAGAAGGATTGGGATTGGCTCAACCACCACTTCCAAGGGATCCCCGGAGTCAACCTTCAGGATCACTCCGACACTCGGGTCTTGTTGGCGGTGCAGGGGCCGGCAGCCGAGGAGGTTCTCCAGCCCTTTTTAGAGGGATCCCTGAAGGCTTTGCGCCGGTTTCAGCACGGTCGGTTTGCCACAGCAGCGGGAACCTCGGGAGAGACTATCTTTGTGGCCCGCACCGGCTACACCGGAGAAGATGGCTTTGAAGTTATGCTCAGCCCCGAAGACGGCATCCGCCTTTGGGAGCAACTGATCCAGGCCGGCGTGCAACCCTGTGGGCTGGGCTGCCGCGATACCCTACGTCTGGAGGCCGCGCTCCATCTCTACGGGCAGGACATGGACGAGAGCACCACTCCCTTAGAAGCCGGCTTGGGCTGGTTGGTGAACAACCCAGGGGACTACATCGGCAAGCCCGCCATCGAAAGCCAACGGCAGCAAGGGATCCCTCGCCACCTGGTGGGGTTTCGCATGCTGCATCCGGCCATCCCCCGCAGCGGCTATGCCATCTACGCTCCCAACTCCCCTGAGCCGATCGGACGGGTAACCAGCGGCACCCATTCTCCCAGTTTGGGCTACGGCATCGGCTTGGGCTATGTCGCTCCGGCTTGGGCCAAGGTGGGATCCCGGCTGGAAATTGAAATTCGGGGGCAGCGCCAGCCTGCCGAAGTGGTGAAAAAACCTTTCTACAGTGCTGCGCACCGCTGA
- a CDS encoding sigma-70 family RNA polymerase sigma factor codes for MSESLDLQDAVGRFLKTIGRYSLLTAEEELRLAHQVQRMVTLLEQRQPHESVEGWSQRLGIPLAELQQILRQGEAAKKRMVECNLRLVVSIAKRYRNRGLPFLDLIQEGTIGLTRAVEKFDPTRGYKFSTYATWWIRQSVNRGIQNKGRMIRLPAHMYEKVSQVKRRYRELSAERGSRPQAEEVFDSLDIGDNYRELITRHMAEMRSLNVGVGDEDGTELQHFIPDEDNDPVEHLTQLARREEVRALVGQLSERERQVIVARYGLDGSRGLTLREIGEHIGLSRERVRQIERRALRKLRRLQQEYSTPKAAKPWVNGNL; via the coding sequence ATGTCAGAAAGTCTTGACTTGCAAGATGCGGTGGGGCGTTTCTTAAAGACGATTGGCCGCTACTCGTTGCTCACCGCTGAAGAAGAGCTCCGCCTGGCTCACCAGGTGCAGCGGATGGTGACGCTCTTGGAGCAACGGCAGCCCCATGAGTCTGTGGAAGGTTGGAGCCAGCGGCTGGGGATCCCTTTAGCAGAGCTGCAGCAGATCCTGCGGCAGGGGGAAGCAGCCAAGAAACGAATGGTGGAGTGTAACCTCCGCTTGGTGGTGTCGATTGCCAAGCGCTATCGCAATCGAGGCTTGCCGTTTCTGGATCTGATTCAGGAAGGCACCATCGGCCTCACCCGCGCCGTGGAAAAGTTCGATCCCACCCGTGGCTACAAGTTCTCCACCTATGCCACTTGGTGGATCCGGCAAAGCGTGAACCGGGGCATCCAAAACAAGGGGCGGATGATCCGTCTGCCGGCCCACATGTACGAAAAGGTCTCCCAGGTGAAGCGGCGCTACCGCGAGTTATCTGCCGAAAGGGGATCCCGTCCCCAAGCGGAAGAAGTTTTTGATTCTCTGGATATTGGCGATAACTACCGGGAGCTGATCACCCGCCACATGGCAGAGATGCGGTCTTTGAATGTGGGGGTAGGGGATGAAGACGGCACCGAGCTGCAGCACTTCATCCCAGATGAAGACAACGACCCTGTTGAACACCTAACCCAGCTTGCCCGTCGAGAGGAAGTCCGCGCGCTGGTGGGCCAACTGAGTGAACGAGAACGACAGGTGATCGTGGCTCGCTATGGGCTGGATGGATCGAGGGGCCTAACGCTGCGGGAAATTGGGGAGCACATCGGCCTTTCGCGAGAGCGAGTCCGACAAATTGAGCGGCGGGCCTTGCGGAAATTGCGGCGGCTGCAACAGGAATACTCCACGCCCAAAGCTGCCAAACCCTGGGTTAACGGGAACCTGTAA
- a CDS encoding DUF1257 domain-containing protein: MSHFTTLQVQIKDADLLEETLKELGYAVQRNASLRGYLWNRTRADLVIRQKNGFDIGFRRNGDHYELVADLWGAGIDPKTFLEPILQRYAHKSLLRSAREQGYTIEAEEVLEDGTIRVVVGRWL; encoded by the coding sequence ATGTCTCACTTCACCACCCTGCAAGTGCAAATCAAAGACGCCGATCTCCTGGAAGAGACTCTGAAGGAATTGGGCTACGCTGTGCAGCGGAATGCCAGCCTGCGGGGCTATCTCTGGAACCGCACCCGCGCCGATCTGGTGATCCGGCAAAAGAATGGCTTCGACATCGGGTTTCGTCGCAACGGGGATCACTACGAGCTGGTGGCCGATCTGTGGGGGGCGGGCATCGATCCCAAGACCTTCCTGGAGCCGATTTTGCAGCGCTACGCCCACAAAAGTTTGCTGCGCTCAGCCCGTGAGCAGGGCTATACCATCGAGGCCGAAGAAGTGCTGGAGGATGGCACCATCCGCGTGGTGGTGGGGCGTTGGCTATAA
- a CDS encoding pentapeptide repeat-containing protein, with translation MVGKPQPAVRTGQGSRPQPWDLVLGGQMATGSAPAHALVLGGIEGARRRLAHSDEAVRLATLSQLLQYGSAGLAELIAALAGNSSWAVRLEAWRLLSQLGQPEAEQACCTYSPFRPVGGAQGVIVAYRRGERNFAYADLEGVDLQEARLGGVNLYEANLRKANLRLCNFNGAHLRRADLRQANLQEAKLSGAVLEGADLRGSDLRGAKVSGTSLRGSRLSEETHLEERVRHIWQLQNWGGQGQDFSGQDLSKADLRELVLCQIRLRGADLNRADLRGSNLEGADLGGANLQRADLRGANLQNADLEGANLSGAELRQAQFQGANLRRADVSGANLTQANLEGAQIEGLKHSGSRIAGLIFPDGTPIKPWWW, from the coding sequence ATGGTAGGTAAGCCTCAGCCGGCTGTCAGAACTGGCCAGGGATCCCGGCCCCAACCTTGGGATCTGGTGTTGGGGGGGCAAATGGCAACCGGGAGCGCCCCTGCCCACGCCTTGGTGTTGGGAGGTATCGAGGGGGCGCGGAGACGACTCGCCCATAGCGATGAAGCCGTGCGCTTAGCCACGCTATCCCAGTTGCTGCAGTACGGGTCGGCGGGCCTGGCCGAACTCATTGCAGCCCTCGCCGGCAACAGCTCTTGGGCGGTGCGGCTGGAAGCTTGGCGGCTGTTGTCTCAGCTTGGCCAGCCGGAGGCAGAACAGGCCTGTTGCACCTACAGCCCCTTTCGCCCGGTGGGGGGAGCGCAAGGGGTGATCGTGGCCTATCGGCGTGGGGAGCGGAACTTTGCCTACGCCGACCTGGAGGGAGTGGATCTGCAAGAGGCGCGGCTAGGGGGCGTTAACCTCTACGAAGCCAATTTGAGAAAGGCCAACCTGCGCCTTTGCAACTTCAACGGCGCCCACCTGCGCCGGGCGGATCTGCGCCAGGCCAATTTGCAAGAGGCCAAGCTAAGCGGCGCCGTCCTCGAAGGAGCCGATCTGCGGGGATCCGACCTCAGAGGGGCCAAGGTCAGCGGCACCAGCCTGCGGGGATCCCGGCTTTCGGAAGAGACCCACCTGGAAGAACGGGTGCGCCACATCTGGCAGTTGCAGAACTGGGGGGGACAGGGACAGGATTTCTCCGGCCAAGACCTGAGCAAAGCCGATCTGCGGGAACTGGTGCTCTGTCAGATCCGGCTGAGGGGAGCGGATCTGAACCGGGCCGATCTGCGCGGATCCAACCTAGAGGGAGCGGACTTGGGGGGAGCCAACCTACAGCGAGCGGACTTGCGGGGGGCCAACTTGCAAAATGCCGACCTGGAAGGGGCCAATCTCAGCGGCGCCGAGCTGCGTCAGGCCCAGTTTCAGGGGGCTAACCTGCGGCGGGCCGATGTCAGCGGGGCCAACCTAACCCAAGCCAACCTGGAAGGAGCTCAGATCGAAGGGTTAAAGCACAGCGGATCCCGGATTGCCGGCCTGATCTTTCCCGACGGCACCCCGATCAAGCCCTGGTGGTGGTAA